TCACCGTCGTCAGCAGGGAATCGACGCCGAAGCCGTTGCCCGACCATTGCTGCGCCGCGCTGCTCCCCGACGGCGCGAGCCCCACGGCGGAGTTGAGGGGGGCGAGCGGCGCGGCCAGCGTCAGCACCTGGCCGGTCTTCAGGCTCGCGATCGTGCCGAGACCGTCGGAGCCGGGCGAGAACGCCCAGAGCTGGGCCTCGTTGTACTGCTGCACGGTGTCGACGATCAGCGCATTGTCCGGGCCGATGCTCAGGGCCAGGCTCGAGTTGCCGGCGCTGACGATCCGGCCGCCCGGGGTGATCTGCCAGAGCTGCGACGGCAGGGCGTTGTTGGTGGTCGTCTGCAGGGTCGCGCCCGGGGCCGGGGTTCCGGCGATGCTGAGGACCAGGTCGGCACTCGGCGTGTCGCCCGTGACGAAATAGAGAAGTTGCATAATCGGATCCTTCACGAAAAAGCGATGGAAGTCCTGGACATGATCCAGGAGGGGAATTTCAAGTAAGAGTCGTTGCGATCTGCCTATGCGGCTTATCGGTTTGAAAAATGGAAATGCACAACGAGGGGAAAATATGAACAAGTGCTTTCGATATCCAGAATAAAATCTTATTCACGCAATTGCCGCGGCCAACCCGCCAGCCAGTGGCGGAATGAATTTTCGGTAATTCCGGATTTTCGGCAAGTCTTCCGACCTGGGAGGGCGCTACTCCGCGTGCTGCTCGATCACCTCGAGGAAGGCGTCGGCGTAGCGCAGCAGCTTGGCCTGGCCGACGCCGGGGATCGACGCGAACTCCGTCATCGAGCGCGGCCGGGCATGGGCCAGCTCGGTCAGCGTGGCGTCGTGGAAGATGACATAGGGCGGTACGCCCTGTTCGCGCGCCAGCTCCAGCCGCTTGGCCCGCAGCGCCTGGAACAGCGAGGCCTCGGCCGGGTCGTCCGGCAGCGCCCGCACGGCGCGGCCGCCGGACTTGCTGCGTGAGGCACGCTTCACCGCCTCGCGCCGCAGATGGATCTCCTTCTCGCCGCGCAGCACTTCGCGGCAATCGGGCGCCAGGTGCAGCCCGCCATGGCCCTCGGTGTCGACGATCAGCAGGCCGGCCGCCACCAGTTGGCGGAACACCGACTTCCACTCCTGCTTCGACAGGTCGCGGCCGATGCCCCAGGTGCTGAGCTTGTCGTGGCCCAGCTGGCGCACCCGGTCGGTCTCGGTGCCGGTCAGCACGTCGATGACATGCCCGACGCCGAAGCGCTGGCCGGTGCGGTAGACGCAGGACAGCGCCTTGCGCGCCAGCTCGGTGCCGTCGAAGCTCTCGACCGGCTCCAGACAGGTGTCGCAGTTGCCGCAGGGCTGCGGCAGCGCGTCGGCGAAATACTCCAGCAGCACCTGGCGGCGGCAGCGCACCGTCTCGCAATAGCCCAGCAGCGCGTCCAGCTTCTGCCGGTCGATCTGCTTCTGCCGCTCCGGCGCGTCCGATTCCGCGATCAGCCCCTGGATCTTGCCGACATCCTGGATGCCGTAGGCCATCCAGGCGTCCGACGGCAGCCCGTCGCGGCCGGCGCGGCCGGTCTCCTGGTAATAGGCCTCCAGGCTCTTCGGCAGGTCGAGATGGGCGACGAAGCGGACGTCGGGCTTGTCGATGCCCATGCCGAAGGCGATGGTCGCCACCATCACCACGCCGTCCTCCTTGAGGAAGCGGTCCTGGTTCGACGCCCGCACCTCGCGGTCCAGCCCGGCGTGGTAGGGCAGGGCCTCGATGCCCTCGCCGCGCAGCCATTCCGCCGTGCCCTCGACCTTGCTGCGCGACAGGCAGTAGACGATGCCGGCCTCGTTTGGATGCTCGCGCCGGATGAAGGACAGCAGCTGCTGCCGCGGATTCTCCTTCGGCACGATGCGGTAGCGGATGTTCGGCCGATCGAAGCCGGCGACGAAGATGCGGCCGTTCTGCAGCTTCAGCCGCTCGGCGATGTCGCGCCGGGTCGGGCCGTCGGCGGTGGCGGTCAGGGCGATGCGCGGCACGCCGGGATAGCGCGTCGCCAGCATGTCCAGCTGCAGGTATTCCGGCCGGAAGTCGTGGCCCCATTGCGACACGCAATGCGCCTCGTCGATCGCGAACAGCGCCAGCTTGCAATCGTCGAGCATGTCGAGCAGCCCGTCGGTCAGGAGCCGTTCGGGCGAGACGTAGAGCAGGTCCAACTCGCCGGATCGCATCGCCCGGGCGATGCCGCGCGATTCGCCGGGCGGCAGGGCCGAATGCAGCGCCGCGGCGCGGACGCCGAGCTGGCGCAGCGTCTCGACCTGGTCCTGCATCAGCGCGATCAGCGGCGACACCACGACGCCCAGCCCCGGCCGCACCAGCGCCGGCACCTGGTAGCACAGCGACTTGCCGCCGCCGGTCGGCATCAGCACCAGCGCGTCGCCGCCGGACACAATCTGAGCCACGATCTCGGCCTGCTGGCCGCGGAAGGCGGTGTAGCCGAAGACGTCGTGCAGGACGGAAAGAGGATCGCGGGGCATGGGTCCGCTTATAGCGGTCGCCGGCCCCGAACCAAATACCCGTTTGTGGCCAGTGTTCAACCACAACAGGTTGTGGTTCGGCGATGGCGTTGCCTCCAGCCCTGCGATTGGCCGGAAAGCCTCAGGCCGGCGCCAGATCCGGGCTCCCCGGCGCCTCCGTCGGCACCTTCCGGCGCCGCGCCACCATCAGGATGGCGAAGCCGACGATCGTGGTCAGCACCGGCAGCACATACATGACCGGCACCAGCTGCAGCGAATCGCGGGCCATGCCGGCGATGCTCATGGTCGTCGCCTGCACGGCGACGACGCCGATGGCGGCGATCAGGATGCGGCGGCCCAGGCCGCGGCGGTTGTAGTCGCCGCTCAGAAGGACGCCGAGGCAGAAGACGACATAGGCGAAGGGCAGCAGCGGGTCGGTGATGCGCTTGTGGCCCTCCATCACCAGCCGGCCGTAGTTCCGCATATCGCGGGGCGAATTCTGGTCGGGATACAGCAGGTCGGGCAGGAAGCGTTCCGACGGGGCGCGGTAGCTGCGGGCCAGATCCTCGGCGCCGGGCGTGTTCAGCGGCACGGTGTAGCTGTCGAAGGCCACCGGATCGACCTTGCCGGTCTTGCGGTCGAGCTGCTGGATCACGCCGTGAAGCGCCACGATCCGCGGCCCGTCGTCGCTGTCCTCGACGTAGCCGCGGTCGGCGATGATGGTGACCGGCTGGTCCTCGTTGTCGGTGATATGGACCAGGATGCCGCTGAGATCGCCGGTCACCGGGTTGCGGTCGCGCACGAACACGGTCTTGCTGTCGCCGATGGCGTTGAACTCGCCGGTCTGCAGGAATGCGGCCGAGACGTCGGACTGGGCCATCGCCGTCAGGTCGCGGAACTCGCGGTTGGCCACCGGCCAGAAGTAGAGGGTCATGCTGTAGCTGAGGGCGGTGATGATCACCCCCATCAGCAGCCCGGGCACGGCCAGCCGCAGCTGCCCGATGCCGGCGCCGCGCATGACCAGCAGCTCGCCGTCCGACAGCATCCGGTTGTAGACGATCAGGCAGGCCGCCACGACGCCGACCGGCAGCACCGCGATCAGGAACTCCGGCATCGACAGGAAGACCAGCTCGAGGAACAGCCCGACGCCGACGCCGCCGTCGACGATCATCTGGATCAGCCGCATCGAGGTGGTGAGCATGATCGCGAAGACGAGAATCGCGGTGGCGAGCACCGTGGCGACCGCGATCTGGCGGAACATGTAGCGGCTGAGGAGCGACATGGCGGCACCGTATACACGAGCCGGGCCGCGACGGCCATGTTGCCAAGCGTCGCGGCGGTGATCCAGAATGCGCCGTGCCGAAAAGCACGATAAATCCGCGCGCGGCGGCATTGCCATGCCATCTGAGGAAACCCAGGGAAGCTTCTGAAAATGCTGAAGAACATCGATCCGATTATCACCCCGGATCTGCTCGCCGTCCTGGCCGGCATGGGGCATGGCGACGACCTGGTGATCTGCGACACCAACTTCCCGTCCCGGTCGGTGGCGCAGCACACCATGGTCAAGGCGCCGATCGAGCTGCCGGGCGTCAGCGCCGCCCGGGCGGTTCGGGCGATCCTGT
The sequence above is drawn from the Inquilinus sp. Marseille-Q2685 genome and encodes:
- a CDS encoding RICIN domain-containing protein, translated to MQLLYFVTGDTPSADLVLSIAGTPAPGATLQTTTNNALPSQLWQITPGGRIVSAGNSSLALSIGPDNALIVDTVQQYNEAQLWAFSPGSDGLGTIASLKTGQVLTLAAPLAPLNSAVGLAPSGSSAAQQWSGNGFGVDSLLTTVTNSTPNALTLAAQAVEGTTNLSGSIPLPPGTSVTIVSSYNDGLATNLGVFDANYSSSSSVASWVVHQHRAGMVIAGEVWVDTINYVDSYAVTNVTVEKGSVRDSLPGNAAVTIAHT
- a CDS encoding LptF/LptG family permease translates to MSLLSRYMFRQIAVATVLATAILVFAIMLTTSMRLIQMIVDGGVGVGLFLELVFLSMPEFLIAVLPVGVVAACLIVYNRMLSDGELLVMRGAGIGQLRLAVPGLLMGVIITALSYSMTLYFWPVANREFRDLTAMAQSDVSAAFLQTGEFNAIGDSKTVFVRDRNPVTGDLSGILVHITDNEDQPVTIIADRGYVEDSDDGPRIVALHGVIQQLDRKTGKVDPVAFDSYTVPLNTPGAEDLARSYRAPSERFLPDLLYPDQNSPRDMRNYGRLVMEGHKRITDPLLPFAYVVFCLGVLLSGDYNRRGLGRRILIAAIGVVAVQATTMSIAGMARDSLQLVPVMYVLPVLTTIVGFAILMVARRRKVPTEAPGSPDLAPA
- the recQ gene encoding DNA helicase RecQ; the protein is MPRDPLSVLHDVFGYTAFRGQQAEIVAQIVSGGDALVLMPTGGGKSLCYQVPALVRPGLGVVVSPLIALMQDQVETLRQLGVRAAALHSALPPGESRGIARAMRSGELDLLYVSPERLLTDGLLDMLDDCKLALFAIDEAHCVSQWGHDFRPEYLQLDMLATRYPGVPRIALTATADGPTRRDIAERLKLQNGRIFVAGFDRPNIRYRIVPKENPRQQLLSFIRREHPNEAGIVYCLSRSKVEGTAEWLRGEGIEALPYHAGLDREVRASNQDRFLKEDGVVMVATIAFGMGIDKPDVRFVAHLDLPKSLEAYYQETGRAGRDGLPSDAWMAYGIQDVGKIQGLIAESDAPERQKQIDRQKLDALLGYCETVRCRRQVLLEYFADALPQPCGNCDTCLEPVESFDGTELARKALSCVYRTGQRFGVGHVIDVLTGTETDRVRQLGHDKLSTWGIGRDLSKQEWKSVFRQLVAAGLLIVDTEGHGGLHLAPDCREVLRGEKEIHLRREAVKRASRSKSGGRAVRALPDDPAEASLFQALRAKRLELAREQGVPPYVIFHDATLTELAHARPRSMTEFASIPGVGQAKLLRYADAFLEVIEQHAE